A genome region from Candidatus Zixiibacteriota bacterium includes the following:
- the raiA gene encoding ribosome-associated translation inhibitor RaiA has protein sequence MLKKITARHFDLTPEMKTRAEDEMDRLTRYFDNIVSAELVLDRERHRRMAELKVNVYNQTITGSGDTDEIDSAIAVAVDKAIAQLKKYKGKLKNRRPEEIADIKEDLTRPSTDTDELDI, from the coding sequence ATGTTGAAAAAGATAACAGCCCGTCACTTTGACTTGACACCCGAGATGAAAACCAGGGCGGAAGATGAGATGGACAGACTGACGCGGTATTTTGACAATATTGTATCGGCAGAACTCGTCCTTGACCGCGAGCGGCACAGACGCATGGCCGAACTTAAGGTCAATGTCTACAACCAGACGATCACCGGTTCAGGCGATACCGACGAGATCGATAGCGCCATTGCGGTTGCCGTCGATAAGGCTATCGCTCAGCTCAAGAAATACAAGGGTAAGCTAAAGAATCGTCGACCGGAAGAAATTGCCGATATCAAGGAAGACCTTACCCGCCCCAGCACTGATACCGACGAACTTGACATCTAA
- a CDS encoding inositol monophosphatase → MSKFLTIAKRAARAGASQALKYYEANVEVKLKKDRTPVTVADTEAEKVIIETIRSQFPEHAFFGEESGRSGRQSNYVWIIDPIDGTKNFIAGIPLWGTLIALMHRDEVIVGVSYLPVMNEMLVAEKGSGTWLNSKRVTVSDRSRLRDSMLSFGSLGPFAEKDKKRGLESLIAACKRHRCFGDCWPYHLLVAGKLEIVVEAAIKLVDVAPFVCIIKEAGGKSSDINGKPLHPEIDSFIATNGKLHRATMKHLDK, encoded by the coding sequence ATGTCGAAATTTCTCACAATAGCAAAGAGAGCAGCCCGGGCAGGTGCCAGTCAGGCGCTGAAATACTATGAAGCGAATGTCGAGGTGAAGCTCAAGAAGGACCGTACACCAGTAACAGTAGCTGACACTGAGGCCGAGAAAGTAATTATCGAAACAATCCGGTCACAGTTTCCCGAACACGCCTTTTTCGGCGAAGAATCAGGTCGCAGCGGACGCCAAAGCAACTATGTCTGGATCATCGATCCAATCGACGGAACCAAGAACTTCATTGCCGGCATTCCTCTCTGGGGGACGTTGATTGCCCTGATGCATCGGGATGAAGTGATCGTAGGGGTCTCGTATCTACCAGTGATGAATGAAATGCTCGTGGCGGAAAAAGGGTCGGGAACCTGGCTCAATAGCAAGCGCGTGACTGTCTCCGACAGATCGAGATTGCGCGACAGCATGTTGAGTTTTGGATCGTTGGGGCCGTTCGCCGAGAAGGACAAAAAGCGAGGTCTCGAATCGCTCATAGCCGCCTGCAAGAGACATCGGTGTTTTGGAGATTGCTGGCCTTATCATCTTCTGGTAGCGGGAAAACTTGAGATCGTCGTTGAGGCAGCGATCAAGCTGGTTGATGTCGCCCCGTTTGTTTGTATTATCAAAGAAGCCGGCGGCAAAAGTTCGGATATCAACGGCAAGCCGCTTCATCCAGAAATTGATTCTTTCATCGCTACGAACGGAAAGCTGCATCGGGCGACGATGAAGCACCTGGACAAATAA
- a CDS encoding isoprenylcysteine carboxylmethyltransferase family protein: MLILLHLNHWFHEPWSIHQMVSWLLLFASTGLVLHGAWLLKVVGKPDSTRDDPSLIGIEKTTKLVKAGVYRYIRHPIYSSLIGLGWGVCFKQPSLVGVSLALITTALLTIAARIEEIENRRFFGSDYECYMKKTKMFIPYLF; the protein is encoded by the coding sequence GTGCTGATTCTGTTACACCTCAATCATTGGTTCCATGAACCGTGGAGTATACATCAGATGGTTTCCTGGCTTTTGCTGTTCGCATCCACGGGGCTAGTGTTACATGGCGCCTGGTTGTTGAAAGTGGTGGGGAAACCGGACAGCACACGCGACGATCCGTCACTCATAGGGATAGAAAAGACAACGAAGTTAGTGAAGGCCGGAGTGTATCGTTACATACGGCACCCGATTTATAGTTCGCTGATCGGTCTGGGCTGGGGAGTATGTTTCAAGCAACCCTCCCTGGTGGGCGTGAGTCTGGCATTGATAACAACAGCTTTGCTGACAATCGCGGCCAGGATAGAAGAGATCGAGAACAGACGTTTCTTTGGGTCTGATTATGAATGCTACATGAAAAAGACGAAAATGTTCATTCCCTACCTTTTCTAA
- the panC gene encoding pantoate--beta-alanine ligase has translation MKIIRSIKSMQRHVRRIAAEGKTIGLVPTMGFLHEGHTSLIRRVASKTDVVIVTIFVNPAQFAVGEDLSRYPRDEKRDLRKIRESGGEIVFIPKADDIYPEGYQTFVTVEKLTQTLEGTTRPTHFRGVTTIVAKLFNICRPDVVVFGMKDFQQAVVLRQMTKDLGYTIKFIIAPIIRERDGLAMSSRNAYLVGEHRSEALCLHFALRSARSMVLAGITSVARIKKEMKAVIMAACPSAKIDYIAFTEFSTLRPVRKITKGTICSLAVNVHGVRLIDNIKLP, from the coding sequence ATGAAGATCATTCGCTCAATCAAGAGTATGCAGCGTCACGTCCGCAGGATCGCCGCCGAAGGGAAAACAATCGGCCTCGTGCCGACGATGGGGTTTCTTCACGAAGGCCATACTTCCCTGATCCGTCGTGTCGCATCCAAAACCGATGTTGTCATTGTGACGATATTTGTAAATCCAGCTCAGTTCGCTGTCGGTGAAGACCTCAGCCGTTATCCTCGCGACGAAAAAAGGGATCTGCGCAAGATCCGAGAGAGCGGTGGCGAGATTGTTTTCATCCCGAAGGCTGACGATATTTATCCCGAAGGTTACCAAACCTTTGTCACCGTCGAGAAACTTACGCAGACACTCGAAGGCACCACACGCCCGACTCATTTTCGAGGTGTAACAACAATTGTAGCCAAGCTGTTCAATATCTGTCGTCCGGATGTGGTTGTATTTGGCATGAAGGATTTCCAGCAGGCGGTCGTGCTGCGACAGATGACAAAAGATCTCGGTTATACGATCAAGTTCATTATCGCTCCGATAATACGAGAACGAGATGGTCTGGCGATGTCATCACGAAATGCCTATCTTGTCGGTGAACATCGTTCCGAGGCATTATGTCTTCACTTCGCGCTGCGAAGTGCTCGGAGCATGGTGTTGGCAGGTATCACCAGTGTCGCCCGGATTAAGAAGGAAATGAAAGCGGTCATCATGGCTGCCTGCCCGAGTGCGAAAATCGATTACATCGCTTTCACCGAATTCTCAACTCTCCGTCCTGTCAGAAAGATAACCAAAGGAACAATCTGCTCGCTGGCAGTCAATGTCCATGGTGTACGCCTCATAGATAACATCAAGCTGCCGTAG